The following proteins come from a genomic window of Brevibacillus antibioticus:
- a CDS encoding quaternary amine ABC transporter ATP-binding protein produces the protein MPKMKVHQLTKVFGKQPELALKLLAEGRTKEQIYKQTGQSIGVNQVSFEVEEGEIFVIMGLSGSGKSTLIRLCNRLIDPTSGSIEIDGEEIVDMKASALREVRRKKLGMVFQNFALFPQRTVRENVEFGLEIQQVPPGLRQEKAREALALVGLTEWENAYPDQLSGGMRQRVGLARALANNPDILLMDEAFSALDPLIRKDMQDELLELQMTMKKTILFITHDLHEALRLGDRIAFMKDGQIIQIGRPEEIMADPADEFVRKFVEDADLSRVLVAENVMKRAEAITPDKGARVALQLMMDNGVSSLYVVDKKRTLLGLITAYDVSLAISTGDSLETIMKTDLPTVSPDARLHSLFPMMADLHVPIAVVGEQQRLLGVVVKGAVLGGLVGKVNVQEHQRTEVMSDGRLA, from the coding sequence ATGCCCAAAATGAAAGTCCATCAACTGACAAAAGTGTTCGGTAAGCAGCCTGAGCTGGCCTTGAAGCTGCTGGCGGAAGGACGTACGAAAGAACAAATTTACAAGCAAACGGGCCAGTCTATCGGGGTCAATCAGGTCAGCTTTGAAGTCGAGGAAGGTGAAATCTTCGTCATCATGGGCCTGTCCGGCAGCGGCAAATCAACCTTAATCAGACTGTGCAATCGATTGATTGACCCAACGAGCGGAAGCATCGAGATCGATGGGGAAGAAATTGTGGACATGAAGGCATCGGCTTTGCGCGAGGTGCGGAGGAAGAAGCTCGGGATGGTATTCCAAAATTTCGCCCTGTTTCCGCAGCGGACGGTTCGGGAAAACGTGGAGTTTGGTTTGGAGATTCAACAAGTACCACCAGGGCTCCGGCAAGAAAAAGCACGGGAAGCGCTCGCGCTCGTTGGACTAACCGAGTGGGAAAATGCGTACCCGGATCAATTGAGCGGAGGCATGCGCCAGCGAGTCGGATTGGCGCGGGCGTTGGCTAATAATCCAGATATTCTCTTGATGGACGAAGCGTTCAGTGCACTGGACCCGCTCATTCGAAAAGATATGCAGGATGAGCTGCTGGAGCTTCAGATGACGATGAAAAAGACGATCCTGTTTATTACACATGACTTGCACGAAGCGTTGCGGCTGGGCGACCGGATTGCCTTTATGAAAGACGGGCAGATCATTCAAATCGGCCGCCCAGAAGAAATCATGGCAGACCCAGCGGATGAATTCGTGCGGAAATTCGTGGAGGATGCCGACCTGTCCAGGGTGCTCGTTGCTGAAAATGTGATGAAACGGGCAGAAGCAATCACACCTGACAAAGGGGCGCGAGTGGCGCTACAACTCATGATGGATAACGGCGTGTCCAGCTTGTACGTCGTGGACAAAAAGCGCACACTGCTTGGCTTGATTACGGCGTATGACGTATCACTCGCGATCAGTACGGGAGATTCGCTGGAGACGATCATGAAAACCGACCTCCCTACCGTTTCACCTGACGCACGTCTGCACAGTTTGTTCCCGATGATGGCAGACCTGCACGTCCCGATTGCGGTAGTGGGCGAGCAGCAGCGTTTGTTGGGTGTCGTCGTAAAAGGAGCGGTGCTAGGTGGGCTGGTAGGAAAAGTAAATGTCCAAGAGCATCAGAGAACAGAGGTGATGAGTGATGGACGCCTTGCCTAA
- a CDS encoding PHP domain-containing protein — MLDLHMHTTASDGKLSPRELLMDAKERGVNYLAITDHDTVDGYLLAREDAKQLGIQLIPGIEWNTDGSEDELHILGYGLDISDARLLHVMERRQRERIEWINEIVVGCNRLGLSISMEECMARANGGVMVRTHVAEVIADRGYCSTPQSAFETYLRKGCAAYVPRPIFSAREAIEITHEAGGIAVLAHPGIYPFEVQLDALLEYGIDGIEVYYPRHSAAKMAFWERQAKAHHLIRSGGSDFHGHRSRNPYPLGSVPIPVEVKEWWKCCMFHQH, encoded by the coding sequence ATGCTGGATTTGCATATGCACACGACTGCTTCTGACGGAAAACTGTCACCTCGGGAATTGCTTATGGATGCCAAAGAGCGTGGTGTGAATTATTTAGCCATTACCGACCATGATACCGTGGATGGTTATCTGCTTGCCCGTGAGGATGCCAAACAGCTCGGCATACAGCTTATACCGGGAATTGAGTGGAATACAGACGGATCGGAGGACGAACTACATATTTTGGGGTACGGCTTGGATATATCCGATGCTCGTTTGCTTCATGTCATGGAAAGACGGCAACGGGAGCGTATCGAGTGGATCAATGAGATAGTTGTGGGCTGCAATCGACTGGGGCTGTCCATTTCTATGGAAGAGTGCATGGCACGGGCGAACGGCGGAGTGATGGTTCGCACGCATGTTGCCGAGGTCATTGCCGACCGGGGCTACTGCTCAACTCCCCAGTCTGCCTTTGAGACGTATTTGCGCAAAGGGTGTGCCGCTTACGTGCCCCGTCCTATCTTTTCTGCACGGGAAGCAATTGAAATTACCCATGAAGCGGGCGGAATTGCTGTACTGGCTCATCCTGGCATCTACCCTTTTGAGGTTCAGCTTGATGCGTTGCTTGAATACGGAATCGACGGCATTGAGGTATATTATCCGAGACATTCTGCAGCAAAGATGGCTTTTTGGGAGAGACAAGCCAAAGCCCATCATCTCATCCGTTCGGGAGGGAGCGACTTTCACGGTCATCGCTCACGTAACCCATATCCGCTCGGTAGCGTGCCAATCCCGGTAGAGGTAAAGGAGTGGTGGAAATGCTGTATGTTTCATCAACACTGA
- a CDS encoding ABC transporter ATP-binding protein, with product MNSARVKGVSKKFGDVTALHHLDLQIGQGEFVALLGPSGCGKTTLLRLLAGFESPTSGEIWINQECVADQARRKPPEERRIGMVFQSFALWPHLTVYENVVFPLQHQKHVPAAYKDNPKVRVAQMLEMVGLGGMEERFPNQLSGGQKQRVALARAIVFNPTLLLMDEPLSSLDAELRMQMRKEIQFIHRELGTSIVYVTHDQSEALAMADQIVVMKGGRVEQAGSPQDIYYSPQSPFVAKFVGRANFLKGNWSCPNTFLLERQGEPAVPIAVSRDFSSFHAQQILPVRPDQLKLAAWQQGMEGVIGKVSHVQFQGRELLYSIRVGEDDWEVVTDISQRFSYEERVCVEVCV from the coding sequence ATGAACAGTGCAAGAGTGAAGGGCGTTTCCAAAAAATTCGGAGATGTGACGGCGCTCCACCATCTGGATCTACAAATTGGACAAGGGGAATTCGTTGCTTTGCTCGGGCCGAGCGGTTGCGGAAAAACGACACTGCTTAGGCTATTGGCGGGTTTTGAATCGCCTACCAGCGGAGAAATCTGGATCAATCAAGAGTGCGTAGCGGACCAGGCAAGAAGAAAGCCGCCAGAGGAGCGGCGGATTGGTATGGTGTTTCAGTCATTCGCACTTTGGCCGCATTTGACTGTCTATGAGAATGTCGTGTTTCCGTTGCAACATCAAAAGCACGTGCCTGCCGCTTACAAAGATAATCCAAAGGTACGGGTGGCCCAAATGCTGGAGATGGTCGGTCTTGGAGGAATGGAAGAGAGATTTCCCAATCAGCTCTCTGGTGGACAAAAGCAGCGCGTTGCTCTGGCGCGGGCCATCGTGTTTAACCCTACGCTGCTTCTGATGGACGAGCCATTGAGCAGTCTCGATGCAGAGCTGCGTATGCAAATGCGCAAGGAAATCCAATTTATTCACCGCGAGCTGGGGACTTCCATCGTCTACGTCACACACGATCAGTCAGAGGCACTGGCTATGGCGGATCAGATCGTCGTAATGAAAGGCGGCAGGGTGGAACAAGCAGGTAGCCCGCAGGATATATACTATTCGCCCCAATCGCCTTTTGTCGCCAAGTTTGTGGGACGGGCTAACTTCTTAAAAGGAAACTGGTCTTGCCCCAATACCTTTCTGTTGGAGAGACAAGGAGAGCCAGCGGTACCAATTGCTGTTTCCCGCGACTTTTCTTCCTTTCACGCTCAGCAAATATTGCCGGTTCGTCCCGATCAGTTGAAGCTCGCAGCGTGGCAGCAAGGAATGGAAGGCGTTATCGGAAAGGTATCTCATGTGCAATTTCAGGGGAGAGAACTGCTTTATTCCATCCGGGTCGGGGAGGATGACTGGGAGGTTGTCACGGACATCAGTCAGCGCTTTTCCTATGAGGAGCGTGTATGCGTAGAGGTTTGTGTATAG
- a CDS encoding sugar phosphate isomerase/epimerase family protein, which yields MLYVSSTLMWAYPVEAAVLIARQYGFAGMEVWAEHVWFYQSDPKEIQQAAKRAGMKLTLHAASWDLNLCSLNHGIRKQSIEEVKRSLTLASEIGAKSVTIHPGRVTLSPRNRSWHEPILIESVNELAYEARKKDCMLSIEHIEPLSKEMIVTPQDMNQLRTALEYPTTTTFDIAHVPLSCSLSQFYRELEGIDKIHVSDATATKLHVPLGTGEIDLPGIWPLLFEEKRPVVVEGFDDARSLSQLKQNMVYLRQEDCVSFG from the coding sequence ATGCTGTATGTTTCATCAACACTGATGTGGGCTTACCCGGTAGAGGCGGCTGTCTTGATTGCGCGTCAATACGGATTTGCGGGTATGGAGGTATGGGCGGAGCACGTCTGGTTTTACCAAAGTGACCCGAAAGAAATCCAACAGGCGGCAAAACGAGCTGGAATGAAGCTGACCTTGCATGCAGCTAGCTGGGATTTAAATTTGTGTTCGCTGAATCATGGCATTCGCAAGCAATCCATTGAAGAAGTGAAGCGTTCCTTGACGCTAGCAAGTGAAATCGGGGCCAAAAGTGTGACCATCCATCCGGGAAGAGTGACGCTGTCGCCCAGAAACCGAAGCTGGCATGAGCCGATTCTGATTGAGAGCGTGAATGAGCTGGCGTACGAAGCAAGGAAAAAAGACTGTATGTTGTCTATCGAGCACATTGAGCCTCTGTCGAAGGAAATGATCGTGACACCACAAGATATGAATCAACTGAGAACGGCATTGGAATACCCGACGACAACCACGTTTGATATTGCTCATGTTCCTCTTTCCTGTTCCTTGTCGCAATTTTACCGCGAGCTGGAGGGGATCGATAAAATTCATGTGAGCGACGCTACGGCAACCAAGCTGCATGTGCCATTAGGAACAGGAGAGATTGATTTGCCAGGCATTTGGCCGTTGTTGTTTGAAGAAAAGAGACCTGTTGTTGTAGAAGGCTTCGATGATGCGAGGAGCTTGTCTCAGCTCAAGCAAAACATGGTTTATTTACGGCAAGAGGATTGTGTTTCATTTGGATAG
- a CDS encoding ABC transporter substrate-binding protein, translated as MKRVLSPKWTLSLFAAVAVFGLAACGSQPSSTSPTPAANTAATSESAPAPAKIAGSLSFYTSQPDADAQALIEGFSKNNPEVKVELFRSGTEEVMSRLQAEAQAGQVKVDVLLVADAPTFASLKKQDLLMPYASPEAKDIPAEWKDAEGAYTGTKVMATVLAVNSSKVAALPDSWKVLTSPEASNKTIMPSPLYSGAAAYNIGVLTRQADFGWDYIAGLKANQMTVTKGNGAVLKSVAGGEKEYGMVVDYLVARAKKDGSPVELIYPNEGVPVITEPIGIMKATKNAEAAKAFVDYVLSEEGQQLASSLGYTPIRKGIAAPEGLRAQDQIKVLSANTDELEANREADKKKFGEMMGAK; from the coding sequence GTGAAACGTGTTCTTAGCCCAAAATGGACCCTTTCTTTATTCGCAGCCGTTGCTGTCTTTGGACTGGCAGCCTGCGGTTCCCAGCCTTCTTCCACATCACCAACCCCGGCGGCGAACACTGCAGCGACATCTGAGTCTGCCCCAGCCCCAGCCAAAATCGCAGGGTCGCTGAGCTTTTATACCTCCCAGCCAGATGCAGACGCGCAAGCATTGATCGAGGGTTTTTCGAAAAATAATCCGGAGGTAAAAGTAGAGCTGTTCCGATCCGGTACAGAGGAAGTGATGAGTCGCTTGCAGGCGGAGGCACAAGCTGGGCAGGTAAAAGTAGATGTGCTTTTGGTTGCGGATGCACCGACCTTTGCTAGCCTGAAAAAACAGGATTTGCTCATGCCGTATGCTTCGCCCGAGGCTAAGGACATTCCGGCGGAGTGGAAGGATGCAGAGGGCGCCTATACGGGAACCAAAGTGATGGCAACCGTTCTTGCAGTCAACAGCAGCAAGGTTGCCGCTCTTCCGGACAGTTGGAAGGTTCTGACCAGTCCGGAAGCCTCGAACAAAACGATTATGCCAAGTCCACTCTACTCTGGAGCAGCAGCCTATAACATAGGCGTACTTACTCGGCAGGCTGATTTTGGTTGGGACTACATAGCTGGACTCAAAGCAAACCAGATGACAGTCACTAAAGGCAATGGTGCCGTATTGAAAAGCGTCGCAGGCGGCGAGAAGGAATATGGGATGGTTGTGGATTACCTCGTAGCTCGGGCGAAAAAAGACGGCTCTCCAGTCGAGCTTATCTATCCAAACGAGGGTGTTCCTGTCATAACCGAACCAATCGGGATCATGAAAGCAACGAAAAATGCAGAGGCAGCAAAAGCGTTTGTCGATTATGTGCTCTCGGAGGAAGGACAGCAGCTTGCAAGCAGTCTTGGGTACACTCCGATCAGAAAAGGCATCGCTGCTCCGGAAGGGCTACGCGCTCAAGACCAGATCAAGGTGCTTTCTGCGAATACAGATGAACTTGAAGCGAACAGAGAGGCGGACAAAAAGAAATTTGGAGAGATGATGGGTGCAAAGTAA
- a CDS encoding ABC transporter permease, with product MQSNWQAAVSERKMGERRKMTVPLSLEKAATWTVLVPVAFFFMYPLWKLIALSVQTEAGIGLRYFADVITHVRTWNAIGHSVTAAGASTLIALVIGVSLAWLCAYTDIRWKSAIHVLALLPLLIPSYVMTLAWTQLAGPQGVLNRAASWLYGGPLELWDVYGLDGIIVVMGLTHYPLVYMLTLSVLYRIPKELEWAAHSSGATATTVFRKVTLPLALPGIAGGGLLAFISGLDNFGVPAFLGIPENIPLLSTLIYEEVIGFGPSAFARASVLSILLGVIALAGTGVQWLFLRKSRVDQTSAEDKSIRRHLERYRRGVEVLVGLFLLVTSVLPLLSMAANAFIKAYGLPFVPQNLTWKHFAFVLFDHVGTRAAIGNSLMLACLTGVLCVVAGTWFAYWRIHRPSFMGKVMEGAVALPYALPGMVLGLAMILTWIEPIPSWQPGIYGTVWLILIAYVTRFLILQVKSSTVSIMQVGKEVEEAARINGGRFWTRWSRILLPLYAPGMATGLFLVFLTAFTELTISSLLWSSGSETIGVVIFSFEQAGSTTHSTALSSLIVVAILLALTMGGLWKRYWQRRIQG from the coding sequence GTGCAAAGTAACTGGCAGGCAGCAGTGTCCGAGCGAAAGATGGGGGAACGGCGAAAAATGACCGTGCCCCTGTCGTTGGAAAAGGCGGCCACATGGACCGTGCTGGTGCCGGTCGCCTTCTTTTTTATGTATCCGTTGTGGAAGTTGATCGCTCTTAGTGTGCAAACAGAAGCTGGAATCGGTCTTCGATACTTTGCGGATGTGATCACACATGTACGCACCTGGAACGCTATCGGTCACAGCGTTACGGCGGCAGGAGCTTCTACGCTCATCGCGTTAGTCATTGGTGTGTCGTTGGCTTGGTTATGCGCCTATACAGACATACGCTGGAAGTCTGCCATTCACGTACTTGCCCTGTTGCCATTGCTGATTCCCTCGTACGTGATGACCTTGGCCTGGACACAACTGGCAGGTCCGCAAGGGGTATTGAACCGGGCAGCGAGCTGGCTTTATGGTGGGCCTTTGGAGCTGTGGGACGTCTATGGCTTGGACGGGATCATTGTTGTAATGGGTCTAACGCATTATCCGTTGGTCTACATGCTCACGCTGTCCGTTCTGTATCGGATTCCCAAAGAACTGGAATGGGCGGCTCATTCTTCAGGGGCTACGGCTACGACCGTATTTCGCAAGGTGACACTCCCACTCGCCTTACCGGGAATTGCAGGAGGCGGACTGCTTGCTTTTATTTCTGGACTCGATAATTTTGGTGTCCCTGCGTTTCTCGGGATCCCGGAAAATATCCCTTTATTGAGTACGTTGATTTATGAGGAGGTCATCGGATTTGGACCGAGCGCTTTTGCGAGGGCTTCTGTCTTGTCTATTTTGCTTGGCGTGATAGCATTGGCGGGAACAGGAGTACAGTGGCTCTTTTTGCGTAAAAGCCGGGTAGACCAGACCAGTGCCGAGGACAAATCGATTCGCCGTCACTTGGAAAGGTATCGACGGGGTGTGGAGGTTCTTGTTGGACTCTTTTTGTTGGTGACGAGTGTGCTTCCTCTCTTGTCCATGGCAGCGAACGCTTTCATCAAGGCGTATGGGTTGCCTTTTGTTCCGCAAAATCTGACATGGAAGCATTTTGCGTTTGTTTTGTTTGACCATGTTGGAACGAGAGCGGCCATCGGCAATAGCCTGATGCTGGCCTGCTTGACTGGCGTCTTGTGCGTGGTGGCTGGAACATGGTTCGCTTACTGGCGCATCCATCGGCCTTCCTTTATGGGAAAAGTAATGGAAGGAGCTGTCGCTTTGCCGTATGCTTTGCCCGGTATGGTGCTTGGTCTGGCGATGATTTTAACGTGGATCGAGCCGATTCCTAGCTGGCAGCCAGGAATATATGGAACGGTTTGGCTCATTTTGATTGCGTATGTGACTCGCTTTTTGATCTTGCAAGTAAAAAGCAGTACGGTCTCCATTATGCAGGTGGGCAAGGAAGTAGAAGAAGCAGCACGGATCAACGGTGGTCGATTTTGGACGAGGTGGTCCCGGATATTGCTTCCGCTCTATGCACCGGGAATGGCAACAGGCTTGTTTCTGGTGTTCCTGACAGCTTTTACTGAATTGACAATATCATCGCTTCTGTGGTCATCCGGTTCGGAAACAATCGGTGTCGTTATTTTTAGCTTTGAGCAGGCGGGATCAACGACTCATAGCACGGCCCTTTCTTCGTTGATCGTAGTGGCCATCCTGCTGGCTTTGACAATGGGCGGTTTATGGAAACGATATTGGCAACGGAGGATACAGGGATGA
- a CDS encoding heavy metal translocating P-type ATPase, which translates to MSAKTAEATVAISGMTCAACALRIEKGLGKMEGVETANVNLALEKSTVVFDPTKTNIDDIRSKIESLGYGVVTDKVELNISGMTCAACSTRIEKGLNRTAGVLKANVNLAMETATVEYDSSQVSVTDIIQKVEKLGYQATRKEEGKEEEKVDRRQEEIKRQTRKFWISAILSLPLLWSMVSHFSFTSFIWLPESLMNPWVQLALATPVQFIIGAQFYVGAFKALRNKSANMDVLVALGTSAAYFYSLWVALNSIGAHGGHMLELYFETSAVLITLIVLGKLFEMKAKGRSSEAIRKLMGLQAKTAVVVRDGVEMTIPVEEVRLGDVVHVKPGDKVPVDGIVMEGQSAVDESMLTGESIPVDKAAGDTVIGATLNKNGFLKVQATKVGKETALAQIIKVVEEAQGTKAPIQRVADSISGIFVPIVVGIAILTFLIWYFFVIPGNFGEALEKAIAVLVIACPCALGLATPTSIMAGSGRAAELGILFKGGEHLETAHHLDTIVLDKTGTVTKGEPELTDVIAIDIEEQDLLSLVGAAEKNSEHPLAQAIVRGIADKGITVADTGSFEAIPGFGIRATVAGKEVLVGTRRLLEKHQISYQAVSDTMLALERSGKTAMLAVVEGKLAGLIAVADTIKPTSKQAVQRMKAMGLTVIMMTGDNRQTAEAVAREAGIDHVIAEVLPEGKAAEVKKLQEQGKKVAMVGDGINDAPALATADVGMAIGTGTDVAMEAADITLMRGELTSVADAIEMSKLTIRNIKQNLFWALAYNTLGIPIAAIGLLAPWLAGAAMAFSSVSVVLNALRLQRVKL; encoded by the coding sequence ATGAGTGCCAAAACAGCAGAGGCAACAGTCGCAATCTCAGGGATGACTTGCGCAGCTTGTGCACTGCGCATCGAAAAGGGCTTGGGAAAAATGGAGGGAGTGGAGACCGCCAATGTCAATCTGGCTTTGGAAAAATCCACAGTCGTGTTCGATCCAACGAAAACGAACATCGACGACATTCGCTCCAAAATTGAATCGCTCGGCTATGGCGTCGTCACTGACAAGGTGGAGCTAAACATCTCGGGAATGACATGTGCGGCTTGCTCCACACGGATCGAAAAAGGCTTGAACAGAACAGCTGGGGTTTTGAAGGCAAACGTGAACCTGGCGATGGAAACAGCCACCGTCGAATACGATTCATCTCAGGTAAGTGTGACGGACATTATTCAAAAGGTAGAAAAGCTCGGGTATCAGGCGACTCGCAAGGAAGAAGGAAAAGAAGAAGAAAAAGTAGATCGTCGCCAGGAAGAAATCAAACGTCAGACCCGCAAGTTCTGGATCTCCGCGATTCTGTCGCTCCCGCTGCTCTGGTCGATGGTGAGCCACTTTTCCTTCACCTCGTTTATCTGGCTGCCTGAAAGCTTGATGAATCCGTGGGTACAGCTCGCATTGGCAACACCGGTACAATTCATCATCGGAGCGCAATTTTACGTGGGAGCTTTCAAAGCCCTTCGCAACAAGAGTGCCAACATGGATGTGCTAGTTGCTCTTGGTACCTCAGCTGCTTATTTCTACAGTTTATGGGTTGCGCTCAACTCAATCGGTGCTCATGGCGGCCACATGCTTGAGCTTTACTTTGAGACCAGTGCGGTACTGATCACGTTGATCGTCTTGGGTAAACTGTTTGAGATGAAAGCAAAGGGACGCTCTTCGGAAGCGATCCGCAAGCTGATGGGCTTGCAAGCAAAAACAGCAGTAGTCGTACGGGATGGCGTCGAAATGACCATTCCTGTAGAAGAAGTGAGATTGGGCGACGTCGTTCACGTGAAGCCGGGCGATAAAGTACCTGTCGATGGCATCGTCATGGAAGGACAGTCCGCAGTAGATGAGTCCATGCTGACTGGTGAAAGTATTCCGGTGGATAAAGCCGCAGGCGATACCGTCATCGGCGCCACTTTGAACAAAAACGGCTTTTTGAAGGTCCAGGCAACCAAAGTCGGAAAAGAAACGGCTCTGGCGCAAATCATTAAAGTAGTAGAAGAAGCACAAGGAACAAAAGCACCGATTCAGCGTGTAGCTGACAGCATCTCCGGGATTTTTGTCCCTATCGTAGTAGGGATTGCGATTCTTACCTTCTTGATCTGGTACTTCTTCGTTATCCCTGGCAACTTCGGTGAGGCTTTGGAAAAAGCAATTGCCGTGCTCGTAATCGCTTGCCCATGCGCCCTCGGTTTGGCAACGCCGACCTCGATCATGGCGGGCTCTGGACGCGCAGCTGAGCTGGGCATCCTGTTCAAAGGCGGGGAGCATCTGGAAACGGCTCACCACCTGGATACGATCGTCCTGGATAAAACAGGGACTGTAACCAAAGGAGAGCCAGAACTGACAGACGTCATCGCCATTGATATCGAAGAGCAAGATCTGCTCTCTTTGGTCGGTGCCGCTGAGAAAAACTCCGAGCACCCATTGGCTCAAGCTATCGTTCGCGGAATTGCAGATAAAGGAATCACTGTGGCTGATACGGGTTCGTTTGAAGCTATTCCTGGTTTCGGTATCCGGGCCACCGTCGCTGGCAAAGAAGTACTCGTCGGTACCCGCCGCTTGCTGGAAAAACATCAAATTTCGTACCAAGCAGTGTCTGATACCATGCTGGCACTGGAGCGCTCCGGTAAAACGGCGATGCTCGCAGTCGTCGAAGGCAAGCTCGCTGGCTTGATTGCGGTAGCGGATACGATCAAACCAACCTCCAAGCAAGCTGTTCAGCGCATGAAAGCAATGGGATTGACTGTGATCATGATGACCGGTGACAACCGTCAAACTGCTGAGGCCGTTGCCCGTGAAGCAGGAATCGATCACGTCATCGCAGAAGTCCTGCCTGAAGGCAAGGCCGCAGAAGTGAAAAAACTGCAAGAACAAGGCAAAAAAGTCGCGATGGTCGGCGATGGTATCAACGATGCTCCTGCACTTGCTACCGCTGACGTCGGTATGGCAATCGGTACAGGTACAGATGTGGCGATGGAAGCAGCCGATATTACCCTGATGCGCGGCGAACTGACCAGTGTCGCAGACGCCATCGAGATGAGCAAACTCACAATCCGCAACATCAAGCAAAACCTGTTCTGGGCATTGGCCTACAACACCTTGGGCATCCCCATTGCCGCAATCGGCTTACTCGCTCCATGGCTTGCCGGTGCCGCAATGGCCTTCAGCTCCGTATCCGTTGTACTCAACGCACTGAGACTGCAACGAGTGAAGCTGTAA
- the surE gene encoding 5'/3'-nucleotidase SurE — MNILVTNDDGIFSSGVLCLAQALQPFGNVSIVCPDQERSAISHAITLKSPVKANKVNFFETSLEAWAVNGTPADCVKMAIEVILKEKPDVIVSGINRGPNLGRDVFYSGTISAAIEGAMYQIPSIAISLATLKPNPNFSIVEPLAYEIFETLLRHKLSPETVLNINLPYLSREMVKGVAVTPLAMDVLRYQYVGLNDPQGYMCYWLSDHLSELHFEDEESDYYKLRDGYITITPLQLNMTNTAMKAKIGKWFQGAKQST; from the coding sequence TTGAATATTCTCGTAACCAATGACGATGGAATTTTTTCAAGTGGAGTGCTTTGTCTGGCGCAGGCACTTCAGCCCTTTGGTAATGTATCCATTGTCTGTCCGGATCAAGAACGTAGTGCGATCAGCCATGCCATTACGTTGAAATCGCCAGTCAAAGCAAACAAAGTAAACTTTTTTGAAACCTCGCTGGAAGCATGGGCCGTCAATGGCACACCGGCTGACTGCGTCAAGATGGCGATTGAGGTCATTCTCAAGGAAAAGCCAGATGTAATTGTATCTGGAATCAACCGTGGACCGAATCTGGGACGGGATGTCTTTTATTCAGGTACGATCTCAGCAGCGATTGAGGGGGCGATGTACCAGATTCCTTCCATCGCTATATCTCTCGCTACGCTGAAGCCAAACCCGAATTTTTCAATCGTCGAGCCGCTTGCCTACGAAATATTTGAAACCCTGCTCAGACACAAGCTCAGTCCCGAAACGGTTCTGAACATCAATCTCCCGTATTTGTCCAGGGAAATGGTAAAAGGAGTAGCAGTCACGCCGCTGGCAATGGATGTTCTGCGCTATCAATATGTGGGCTTGAACGATCCGCAAGGGTATATGTGCTACTGGCTCTCCGACCACTTGAGTGAGCTTCACTTTGAGGACGAGGAGTCCGATTATTACAAGCTTCGCGACGGTTATATCACTATTACTCCTTTGCAATTAAACATGACGAATACTGCCATGAAGGCAAAAATCGGCAAATGGTTTCAAGGCGCGAAGCAAAGCACTTAG
- a CDS encoding cation transporter, translating into MTNITLNVEGMSCNKCVARIENTLKDLGAEGKVNLAEKKVEVSYNESNLTLDAVKEAIEDQGYDVV; encoded by the coding sequence ATGACAAATATCACATTGAACGTAGAAGGTATGTCTTGCAACAAATGCGTAGCGCGCATCGAGAACACATTGAAAGATCTGGGTGCGGAAGGCAAAGTAAACCTGGCTGAAAAAAAGGTTGAGGTTTCCTACAACGAGAGCAACTTGACTCTCGATGCAGTGAAAGAAGCAATCGAAGACCAAGGCTACGACGTCGTTTAA